Proteins encoded by one window of Engraulis encrasicolus isolate BLACKSEA-1 chromosome 21, IST_EnEncr_1.0, whole genome shotgun sequence:
- the LOC134437786 gene encoding zinc finger MYM-type protein 1-like, giving the protein MKLERACADVISDALLERLRTILPEGQGGKLIAQAYDGAAVMRGATGGVQRKVQDIYPTAHYTHCYAHQLNLVMQKATSHIPQISHFFSDMGGFASFFTKSTKRTAVLDEMVAHRLPSASSTRWNFNSRAVNTVYEHKDDLVRCFQTIRNSDAFDGQTNREAGGFVRMLEDDSFCFFLNLFHKIMPHVDILYSQLQRRNCDSIYIGGAMQAFIRRMQNIRDAVPFLVGDEEYRGPVQEPAPKRRRTLEEDRQHRLAEEVCDTIMTHATERFAFTKHLVSATLLQGDLFQQHRRKFPDRALETTVEAYPSLDKARLKTELSLIYDNEEFQNCSGALALYQVLMANNLQDTFAETVSLLNILITTPMTTAESERCFSTLNRIKTFLRNTMAQDRLNALAMLSIEKKMARGIHDFNSRVIEKFASQKDRRAKFLYK; this is encoded by the exons ATGAAGCTGGAAAGGGCATGTGCGGATGTGATATCGGATGCTTTGCTGGAGAGGCTGCGCACTATTCTTCCCGAGGGCCAGGGTGGAAAGTTGATTGCCCAGGCCTATGATGGGGCCGCTGTGATGAGGGGAGCCACTGGCGGAGTGCAGCGCAAGGTGCAAGACATCTACCCTACCGCGCATTACACCCACTGTTACGCCCATCAACTCAACCTTGTCATGCAGAAAGCAACTTCTCACATTCCCCAGATAAGTCACTTCTTTTCAGATATGGGGGGATTCGCTTCTTTTTTTACCAAGTCGACCAAGAGAACAGCTGTGCTTGATGAAATGGTGGCCCACAGACTTCCGAGTGCCTCGTCAACACGCTGGAACTTTAACagtcgtgcagtgaacactgtgtACGAGCACAAGGATGACCTGGTCAGGTGTTTTCAGACCATCCGCAACAGCGACGCTTTtgatggacagacaaacagagaagccGGTGGGTTTGTCCGTATGCTGGAAGACGACTCATTCTGTTTCTTCCTCAACCTCTTCCACAAGATTATGCCACATGTCGATATCTTGTACAGCCAGCTACAGAGGAGAAACTGTGACTCCATCTACATCGGAGGGGCCATGCAGGCATTCATTCGCCGCATGCAGAATATCAG GGATGCTGTCCCTTTCTTGGTTGGGGATGAGGAGTACAGGGGACCTGTTCAGGAACCAGCCCCAAAGAGACGGAGAACGTTGGAAGAGGACAGACAGCACCGTTTGGCAGAGGAG GTGTGTGACACCATTATGACCCATGCCACAGAGAGATTTGCCTTCACCAAACACCTTGTCAGCGCCACTCTGTTGCAAGGAGACCTCTTCCAACAGCACAGGAGAAAGTTCCCAGATAGAGCCCTGGAAACTACAGTGGAAGCCTATCCCTCACTGGACAAGGCCAGACTTAAAACAGAACTGTCCCTGATCTATGACAATGAGGAGTTCCAGAATTGCAGTGGTGCGCTGGCTCTTTACCAGGTTTTGATGGCAAATAACCTTCAGGACACTTTCGCCGAAACTGTAAGTCTTTTAAACATCCTCATCACCACACCCATGACAACAGCGGAATCAGAGAGGTGCTTCTCTACATTAAACAGGATAAAAACCTTCCTCAGGAATACCATGGCACAAGACAGGCTTAATGCTCTAGCAATGCTCTCCATTGAAAAGAAGATGGCACGTGGCATTCATGATTTCAATTCCAGGGTGATTGAAAAATTTGCTTCTCAGAAGGACAGAAGAGCAAAATTCTTATACAAATAG